The window TTCATGCAGGTCGCCGCTAGCATCCGCGGCCTGCACTGTTTGAATTTCTACAAGCGCCGCCCATGGCCTCGCACAAGACCCCGCCCCCCAAGAGCGCCGCCACGCCGGCGATCGACGACCTCGTGTCGCGCATCCACTTCGACGCGCGCGAAGGCCGCATCTGGCTCGACGAGCAGCGCATGCTGCTGATGCACGTGTCGGGTCAGGGCGTGCTGCGGCAGGAGCTGATCGAGAGCCTGGGCATCGATCGCGCGCGCGGCCTGATCACGCGCGTGGGCTACAACTCCGGCTCGCACGACGCCGACCTCGCGCGCAAGCTGCGCGGCTCCACCCACCCCACCGAGGCCATGCTGGTCGGCCCGCAGCTGCACATGCTGGAGGGCGTGGCGCGCGTCGAGCCGGTGCGGCTCGACATGAACGAGGAGCACGGCCGCTTCTACGGCGAGTTCAACTGGCACGGCTCGGCCGAGGCCGAAGAGCACATCCGCCTCTACGGCATCGGCACCGACGTGGCGTGCTGGCAGCAGGTGGGCTATGCCTCGGGCTTCGTCAGCCGCTTCATGGGCCGGCCGGTGATGTTCCGCGAGGTGCAGTGCTGCGCGCAGGGCGCACCGCACTGCGTGATCGTCGGCCGCCCGGTCGAGGACTGGGAGGACGCCGACGACGACCTGCGCTCGCTGCAGGCCGACAGCCTGAGCAGCGGCCTGAGCGCCGCCAACCGCGGCGCCGCGGCGGCGCCGGAGGCGCGCTCGCTGCTCGGCGGCGAGGACGTGGTGGGCGTGTCGGCCGGCTTCAACGCGGTGTGCCACATGATCCGCCGCGCCGCCGACACCCAGGCCACCGTGCTGTTCCAGGGCGAGAGCGGCGTGGGCAAGGAGGTGCTGGCGCGCAGCCTGCACCGCATCGGCCCGCGCGCGGCCGGGCCCTTCGTCGCCATCAACTGCGCGGCCATCCCCGAAGAGCTGGTGGAGGCCGAGCTGTTCGGGGTGGAGAAGGGCGCCTACACCGGCGCCGTGAGCAACCGGCCCGGCCGCTTCGAGCGCGCCGACGGCGGCACGCTGTTCCTCGACGAGATCGGCATCCTGGCCTGGCCCGCGCAGGGCAAGCTGCTGCGCGCGCTGCAGGAGCGCGAGGTCGAGCGCGTGGGCGGCACGCAGGCGCGCAAGGTCG is drawn from Methylibium petroleiphilum PM1 and contains these coding sequences:
- a CDS encoding sigma-54-dependent Fis family transcriptional regulator, which codes for MASHKTPPPKSAATPAIDDLVSRIHFDAREGRIWLDEQRMLLMHVSGQGVLRQELIESLGIDRARGLITRVGYNSGSHDADLARKLRGSTHPTEAMLVGPQLHMLEGVARVEPVRLDMNEEHGRFYGEFNWHGSAEAEEHIRLYGIGTDVACWQQVGYASGFVSRFMGRPVMFREVQCCAQGAPHCVIVGRPVEDWEDADDDLRSLQADSLSSGLSAANRGAAAAPEARSLLGGEDVVGVSAGFNAVCHMIRRAADTQATVLFQGESGVGKEVLARSLHRIGPRAAGPFVAINCAAIPEELVEAELFGVEKGAYTGAVSNRPGRFERADGGTLFLDEIGILAWPAQGKLLRALQEREVERVGGTQARKVDVRVVAASNLNLREEVKAGRFREDLFFRLNVLPVRVPPLRERREDIPVFMNHFLHKFNQRDGRRVSGFTSRAIDAMLAYDWPGNIRELENLVERGVVLAPDQGAIDTVHLFFGGEQVDGGLLALKRDGSLHAGPSPLDAAAEGEPGPHGPQELGQRVMALLSGSGDVSSAPLDQIEAALIRSAMARTHDNQSAAARLLGITRAQLIYRLRALAPPPQG